One genomic region from Drosophila busckii strain San Diego stock center, stock number 13000-0081.31 chromosome 3R, ASM1175060v1, whole genome shotgun sequence encodes:
- the LOC108603239 gene encoding peptidoglycan-recognition protein LB isoform X2, with protein MLTNFLAKHSHTHSINCVGQHMEASVSEGVHSSQLLSRADWGARAPKQVDYFTGPAPYVIIHHSYIPAACFNTPDCMRSMRDMQNFHQVDRGWNDIGYSFGIGGDGMIYTGRGFNVVGAHSPKYNDKSVGIVFIGDWRTELPPANMLQAAKDLIAFGVAQGYIDAAYKLLGHRQVRETECPGGRLFKEISSWPHFTNITTPPIALPALPSQHDLAKKV; from the exons ATGTTAACAAACTTTTTGGccaaacactcacacacacacagcataaaCT gtgTGGGCCAGCATATGGAGGCGAGCGTTAGCGAAGGCGTGCATAGCTCGCAGCTTTTGTCACGCGCGGATTGGGGCGCACGCGCGCCCAAGCAAGTGGACTACTTCACTGGACCCGCGCCGTATGTTATCATACATCATTCTTATATACCAGCTGCCTGCTTCAATACGCCGGACTGCATGCGCAGCATGCGCGACATGCAGAACTTTCATCAAGTGGATCGCGGCTGGAATGACATTGGCTACAGCTTTGGCATTGGCGGCGATGGCATGATCTATACAGGACGTGGATTTAATGTTGTTGGCGCGCACTCGCCCAAGTACAATGACAAGAGTGTGGGCATTGTCTTTATAGGCGACTGGCGCA CTGAACTCCCGCCTGCGAAtatgctgcaagctgcaaagGATCTGATTGCCTTTGGTGTTGCGCAGGGCTACATCGATGCCGCCTATAAGCTGCTGGGTCATCGGCAAGTGCGTGAGACGGAATGTCCAGGCGGTCGACTGTTCAAGGAAATTAGCAGCTGGCCGCACTTTACAAATATCACAACCCCGCCCATAGCGCTGCCTGCTCTGCCTTCACAGCATGACCTAGCAAAGAaggtttaa
- the LOC108603239 gene encoding peptidoglycan-recognition protein LB isoform X3, whose amino-acid sequence MPALGLLLLSMMGVGQHMEASVSEGVHSSQLLSRADWGARAPKQVDYFTGPAPYVIIHHSYIPAACFNTPDCMRSMRDMQNFHQVDRGWNDIGYSFGIGGDGMIYTGRGFNVVGAHSPKYNDKSVGIVFIGDWRTELPPANMLQAAKDLIAFGVAQGYIDAAYKLLGHRQVRETECPGGRLFKEISSWPHFTNITTPPIALPALPSQHDLAKKV is encoded by the exons atGCCAGCACTTGGATTACTTCTGCTATCTATGATGG gtgTGGGCCAGCATATGGAGGCGAGCGTTAGCGAAGGCGTGCATAGCTCGCAGCTTTTGTCACGCGCGGATTGGGGCGCACGCGCGCCCAAGCAAGTGGACTACTTCACTGGACCCGCGCCGTATGTTATCATACATCATTCTTATATACCAGCTGCCTGCTTCAATACGCCGGACTGCATGCGCAGCATGCGCGACATGCAGAACTTTCATCAAGTGGATCGCGGCTGGAATGACATTGGCTACAGCTTTGGCATTGGCGGCGATGGCATGATCTATACAGGACGTGGATTTAATGTTGTTGGCGCGCACTCGCCCAAGTACAATGACAAGAGTGTGGGCATTGTCTTTATAGGCGACTGGCGCA CTGAACTCCCGCCTGCGAAtatgctgcaagctgcaaagGATCTGATTGCCTTTGGTGTTGCGCAGGGCTACATCGATGCCGCCTATAAGCTGCTGGGTCATCGGCAAGTGCGTGAGACGGAATGTCCAGGCGGTCGACTGTTCAAGGAAATTAGCAGCTGGCCGCACTTTACAAATATCACAACCCCGCCCATAGCGCTGCCTGCTCTGCCTTCACAGCATGACCTAGCAAAGAaggtttaa
- the LOC108603239 gene encoding peptidoglycan-recognition protein LB isoform X1 — translation MGDERSGCLLGCGAQLINTKAQQQQQQQIKQTQELAFSTFCGVGQHMEASVSEGVHSSQLLSRADWGARAPKQVDYFTGPAPYVIIHHSYIPAACFNTPDCMRSMRDMQNFHQVDRGWNDIGYSFGIGGDGMIYTGRGFNVVGAHSPKYNDKSVGIVFIGDWRTELPPANMLQAAKDLIAFGVAQGYIDAAYKLLGHRQVRETECPGGRLFKEISSWPHFTNITTPPIALPALPSQHDLAKKV, via the exons ATGGGCGACGAGCGGTCTGGCTGTCTACTGGGGTGTGGAGCTCAACTAATAAACAccaaagcgcaacaacaacaacaacaacaaattaagcaaacacaagAACTGGCGTTTAGTACATTTTGTG gtgTGGGCCAGCATATGGAGGCGAGCGTTAGCGAAGGCGTGCATAGCTCGCAGCTTTTGTCACGCGCGGATTGGGGCGCACGCGCGCCCAAGCAAGTGGACTACTTCACTGGACCCGCGCCGTATGTTATCATACATCATTCTTATATACCAGCTGCCTGCTTCAATACGCCGGACTGCATGCGCAGCATGCGCGACATGCAGAACTTTCATCAAGTGGATCGCGGCTGGAATGACATTGGCTACAGCTTTGGCATTGGCGGCGATGGCATGATCTATACAGGACGTGGATTTAATGTTGTTGGCGCGCACTCGCCCAAGTACAATGACAAGAGTGTGGGCATTGTCTTTATAGGCGACTGGCGCA CTGAACTCCCGCCTGCGAAtatgctgcaagctgcaaagGATCTGATTGCCTTTGGTGTTGCGCAGGGCTACATCGATGCCGCCTATAAGCTGCTGGGTCATCGGCAAGTGCGTGAGACGGAATGTCCAGGCGGTCGACTGTTCAAGGAAATTAGCAGCTGGCCGCACTTTACAAATATCACAACCCCGCCCATAGCGCTGCCTGCTCTGCCTTCACAGCATGACCTAGCAAAGAaggtttaa
- the LOC108603238 gene encoding trichoplein keratin filament-binding protein, whose translation MSGRLNHQHAYYAWRREQEHNRVQATKEVNRYYDHWGQVTSRFENWTNKEYYDKAEQKLQTRKDQQQKQQELEARRGKLRQLLDTDNDAYDVELGRKRRPREAPNDLKTLERVNQTLKEQEQLKRKLEMEAKLYGRWRHGVDDEQLLYKSKSDNEVLAKLNWLDKQIAEQQKREEQEALAAERQLQLQQELSRTEETRKERELIREQEVKELRALQETHVSELKQRQQQAEKLKEEEQHFRVFLSELEKEKELLEESTALMIQQPDMSQAYNLKKIKIYIRNRSESFRKQISLCLDILERIAKYAFKPEQLQQLMAKYKEQLENEVLAYAQIEAMYESEAKYNLQRCEENWRELHLQRFSEINKFIEQEQQSLSAMLRENLAEQQSLVELRSTHLTGIEQTNKQLEQLNNQAQPEAIDCAADLASNASSATVLPPASSHVELAAVSSDDQLPKVTSSFSNLNLDVWQNMQAVHGGVDSPTLNKTRSMNVVTSQTAVPPKFARKRVAWT comes from the coding sequence ATGTCGGGACGCCTCAATCATCAGCATGCGTACTACGCCTGGCGACGCGAGCAGGAGCACAACCGCGTGCAGGCGACGAAGGAGGTGAATCGCTACTACGATCATTGGGGGCAGGTGACGTCGCGCTTTGAGAACTGGACCAACAAGGAGTATTATGACAAGGCCGAGCAGAAGCTGCAGACGCGCAAGGatcagcagcagaagcagcaggagctggagGCGCGTCGCGGCAAACTGCGTCAGCTGCTGGACACGGACAACGATGCGTATGATGTGGAGCTGGGACGCAAGCGTCGCCCCAGAGAGGCGCCCAACGATTTGAAGACACTGGAGCGTGTCAATCAAACACtcaaggagcaggagcagctgaaGCGCAAGCTGGAAATGGAGGCCAAGCTGTATGGACGCTGGCGTCATGGCGTCGAtgatgagcagctgctgtacAAGTCCAAGTCGGACAACGAGGTGCTGGCCAAGCTCAACTGGCTGGACAAGCAAatagcagagcagcaaaagcgCGAGGAGCAGGAGGCGCTGGCCGCCGagcgtcagctgcagctgcagcaggagcTGAGCCGCACCGAGGAGACGCGCAAGGAGCGCGAGTTGATACGCGAGCAGGAAGTGAAGGAGCTTCGCGCGCTGCAGGAGACGCACGTCTCGGAGCtgaagcagcgccagcagcaggcCGAAAAGCTCAAAGAGGAGGAGCAACACTTTCGCGTCTTTCTCAGCGAGCTGGAGAAGGAAAAGGAGCTGCTGGAGGAGAGCACTGCGCTAATGATACAGCAGCCCGACATGAGTCAGGCCTACAATTTGAAGAAGATCAAGATCTATATACGCAATCGCAGCGAGTCCTTTCGCAAGCAAATCTCACTGTGCCTGGACATACTCGAGCGCATAGCCAAGTATGCGTTCAAGccggagcagctgcagcagctcatggCCAAGTACAAGGAGCAGCTGGAAAACGAAGTGCTGGCCTATGCACAAATCGAGGCTATGTACGAGTCCGAGGCCAAGTACAATCTGCAGCGCTGTGAGGAAAACTGGCGTGAGCTGCATTTGCAGCGCTTTAGCGAAATCAACAAGTTCATTGAACAAGAGCAGCAATCGCTTAGCGCCATGCTGCGCGAAAATCTGGCCGAGCAGCAGTCGCTTGTAGAATTACGCTCCACTCATCTCACAGGCATAGAGCAAACCAACAAGCAATTAGAGCAGCTTAACAACCAAGCACAGCCCGAGGCCATAGACTGCGCTGCTGACTTAGCCAGCAATGCCAGCTCGGCCACTGTCCTGCCGCCAGCCAGCAGCCATGTTGAGCTGGCTGCGGTCAGCTCGGATGACCAATTGCCCAAGGTGACCAGCTCGTTTAGCAATCTCAATCTCGATGTCTGGCAGAACATGCAGGCTGTGCATGGCGGCGTCGACTCGCCCACACTCAACAAGACGCGCTCCATGAATGTGGTCACATCTCAAACAGCTGTGCCACCGAAATTCGCACGCAAGCGAGTGGCCTGGACTTAG